AGGTGAAGCGACACATGTCGCGGGTGCCCTGGTCATCGAGAAGCTGTGCGCCGGTGAGGTTGAGGTCGTAGGGAAGCGCGGTGGTACGGGTGGTGGGCATCGCGATCAGATCGACATCATCGAGGGCCTCGCGCAGCTGCTCTTTGAGGAGTTCGCGGGTGCGCTGGGCGGCCATGAACTCCTCGGTGGTGATGGTGCGCAGCGAGGCGATCAGTACCCGGACTTCTTCGGAGAAGTCGGCGGGGAACTCGCGGAGGTGATCGGTGAGGTTGCCCAGTGTTTCCAGACCGATGGTGAGCACGCCGATGGCCAGCGCGTGGGTGACGAGTTCCAGGTCGAGTTCCACCAGGGTGGCGCCCTCGGCGGCGAACTGGCGCAGCGCGTCGAGGGTGGGCTGCTGGAGTGCCGGATCGAGGGCATCGAGCTCCGAGGAGAGGTAGCCGATGCGTGCTCCTCGCACCCCGCGTCCCAGGGCCTTTCGCCACTGCTCGGCCTTGCGCGGCTGGCGAGGGGCCCAGCGGCTGGCCGGGTCGAGGGGATCGGGGGCGCTGGCGGCGATGAGGAATTCGACCAGATCGGCGGTGGACTGCCCCAGCGGTCCCATCGTGGAGACGGTACCCGCGCCAAAGACGTCGCCGGTGCGGCCGATACGGCCAAAGGTGGGTTTGATGCCCAGAAGTCCGTTGAGGGCGGAGGGGATGCGGATGGAGCCGCCACCATCGGAGCCCAGAGCCACCGGGGCCAGGCCCAGCGCGACGGCGACGGCCGAGCCGGTGGAGGAGCCTCCGGCGCCGTGGTGTCGGCTGTAGACGTTGCGCGGCATGGCAAAATGTGGCGAGAAGCCCGAGGGATTCATGCCCCATTCGGTGGTGTGGGTGCGGCCGTAGAGCAGCGCGCCGGCGTTGCGAAGGTGGGCGATGACGTGTCCATCGCTCTCGCTGCGGGGGTTGAAGTACGAGGTGCCACAGCGCACCGGCATCCCCTGCATGTCGACCTGATCTTTGATCGGGATAGGGATGCCATCGAGGGGGCCCAGGGCGTTGCCGGCCTGCAGGCGTTTGTGGCTGGCCGCGGCGGCATCCAGGGCCCGCTCAAAGTCGGTGCAGACAAAGGGGGAGTGGGTGGATTCGCCGAGGGTGC
This window of the Lujinxingia litoralis genome carries:
- a CDS encoding amidase; this encodes MRLTGPALTIARKAAESPAGALILRKRAMADFGIDRLLELPASSRGTLRFDPQPLQSRRKRGWNDQKLDPPSTTPGRTTMAALARAYRSGESSPVEVLERIQQQLATRTLGESTHSPFVCTDFERALDAAAASHKRLQAGNALGPLDGIPIPIKDQVDMQGMPVRCGTSYFNPRSESDGHVIAHLRNAGALLYGRTHTTEWGMNPSGFSPHFAMPRNVYSRHHGAGGSSTGSAVAVALGLAPVALGSDGGGSIRIPSALNGLLGIKPTFGRIGRTGDVFGAGTVSTMGPLGQSTADLVEFLIAASAPDPLDPASRWAPRQPRKAEQWRKALGRGVRGARIGYLSSELDALDPALQQPTLDALRQFAAEGATLVELDLELVTHALAIGVLTIGLETLGNLTDHLREFPADFSEEVRVLIASLRTITTEEFMAAQRTRELLKEQLREALDDVDLIAMPTTRTTALPYDLNLTGAQLLDDQGTRDMCRFTFLANITGLPAGSIPIGRHNGLPFGLQFIGAAFDEASVLAAMAHGERLGLHHLPAPADYLALA